The genome window GCGCTGGCTCGAGACCCGCTTAGCCTGGTGGGAGGCGCAGGGCATTCCCCGCGAGCAGATCCGGGTGCTGGACGTGCCCAAGGAAGACCTCTCGCACTACTCCAAGCGCACCTTCGACCTGATGTACAACTTCCCCACCCTGGGCTTCGAGGAGATCGAAGGCATCGCCAACCGCAGCGACTATGACCTGGGCAGCCACACCAAGGGCCAGGCCGAGCTGAAGATTCAGGCCCGGGTGCTGGAAAACCACGACTCCACCGCCAAGCTGGCCGTACAAGACCCCGAGACCAAAGAGTGGTTCGTACCTTTTGTGATCGAGCCTTCGGCAGGGGTAGACCGGGCGGTGCTGGCGGTGCTGTCGCAGGCCTACACCCGGGAGAAGCTGGAGAGCGGTGAGGAGCGCATCGTGCTCAAGCTCAGGCCGCACCTGGCCCCCATCAAGGTAGCAGTTATTCCGCTGGCCAAAAACAAAGAGGAGATCACCAGCTACGCCCGCCGCCTCAAAGCCGATTTGCAGGCCCTGGGCTTTGGCCGGGTGCTCTACGAGGATACCGGCAACATCGGCAAGGCCTACCGCCGCCACGACGAGGTGGGCACGCCCTTCTGCGTTACGGTGGACTACGACACCATCGGAAAAAGCCAGGACGGCAGCACCACCCTGCAAGACACCGTGACGGTGCGCGACCGCGACACCATGCAGCAGGAGCGGGTAGCGGTAAAGGAGCTGCCCCAGTACCTGCTCGAGCGCCTGAAAAGCTGATGCGCCTGGCCATCTGCACCGGCTGCCACGCCCGGGAGGGCGAAAAGCACTTTGCGCGCTGGCTCGAGCTGCTCCAATCCCACCTGGGGATAGGCTACTTTGGCGGGGAGGGCCAGGGGATTGAGGTGGAGTTTGTATCGTGTCTGTCGCATTGTGAACAAGGCTTCGCGGTCTCGGTAGAGGACGAGGTGCTGGTGCTGGAGAATGCAGAAGATTTTGCGGTTCTTTTACAGCGTCTAAAGCGGGTGGCCTCGGTTGGATAGCTGGCTGTGTGTGCTTGGAACCCAGGGGATGCATTTGTCACTGGCCCTGCATCACCAAGCCTCTATGATGAAACTGATTTAGCAAGGAGGTATCGTGAAAAAGTTTCTCTTACTCCTCGCAGTGACCGCTCTGGTGCTGGCGGGCTGCGGCTCGCCGGCGCAGCCCAACCTAACCCTAACGCCGGACCAGACCACCCTGAGCGTTGCCCAGGGCAACTCGGTGCAGGTAAGCTTGACCCTAGCACCCCAAAACGGCCTTACCGGTACGGTCAACCTGGCCTTGCAGAGCCCACCCCCTGGCGTCACGCTCTCGCCGAACTCGGTAGTCTTGAGTGGCACGGCTCCGCAAAACGTGCCCCTTACCATTGCGACCACCAGCGACACCCCCATCCAGGATCACTCCCTGACCCTCCAGGCCCGCCAGGGCAGCCTACAAAAGACCACGGCCCTCACCCTCAAGGTGACAGGGTTCACGCTCTCGCTCGACCCCACCAGCGCAACGGTGAACCCCGGCCAGTCGGCCTCCACCACCCTCACCATCACCCCCCAGAACGGCTTTAGCGGCACGGTGAACCTGAGCCTGCAAAGCCCGCCCGAGGGGGTTTCGCTCAGCCAGAGCAGCGTGAATGTGACAGGGAGTGGAGCCCAGAACTTCTCCCTCGAAATCCAGACCACCAGCGCGACCCCGGTGCAGACCCACAACCTCACGCTACAGGCCAGCCAGGGGGACTTTAGCGCTTCGGCCAGCTTTGAACTCAATGTTACGGCTGTACCCCAGCCCAACTTTGAGATTGCCCTGAACCCCACAGCCCAAACAGTGGTGCAGAGCAACTCCGTTACCGCCACCCTCACCATCACCCCCCAGAACGGCTTTAGCGGCACAGTGGACCTGAGCCTGCAAAACCCCCCTGAAGGCGTTACGGTCTCACCCGCCAGTATCAGCGTGAGCGGTTCAGCCGCGCAAGACTTCACCGTCACCTTTAACACCTCCGCTAGCACCCCCACCGGCCCCAGCTCCCTTACGCTGGTTGCCGCCCAGGGCAGCCTGAGCAAAACCGTCAGCTTTGAACTAACCGTAACCTCGTTCAACATTGCCCTGACCCGCTCGAGCACCCTGCGGGCCCAGGGCCAGAGCTTCTCGGACTTCGACCTCACCCTCACGCCGGTAGCCGGGTTTAGCGGTTCGGTGATCCTGAGCCTGCAATCGCCCCCCAGTGGTATCAGCCTCAGCCCGGCCAGCCTGAGCGCCTCCGGCCCTGTTACGCTTTCAGTAGACCGCACGGTTCCAGAAGGTGTGTACAACCTCACCGTGCAGGCCAGCAGCGGCAACCTGACCCGCACCGCCCCCCTTACCCTGCGGGTGCTGCGGGCCAACACCCTGGCTGCGGGGGGCTACTTTAGCGCGGCCATCAAACCCAACGGCCAGGTCTGGTCGTGGGGCAACAACACCTACGGGCAGCTAGGCCGGGTAACCACCGGCACCAGCGATAGCAACCCTGACTGGGCCTCTCCCAGCAACGACGTGGTCTCGATATCCCTGGGCGAGTACCACGCCATTGCCCTCACCAACGATGGCCGGGTGGTAACGGTGGGAGGGGACAATTACGGGCAGTTGGGGGATGGGCCGGGGGACTCGAGCGGTACCAATGCCGCACCCAACCTGCGTGACAACATCCTGCCCGCAGGGGTCAAGGCGGTGGCTGTTCAGGCGGGCCGCTACCACTCCCTGGCTTTGACCTCCGAGGGCACCGTCTACGCCTGGGGGCGCAACGATGTGGGCCAGCTCGGTCTTGGCACAACCACTGCCTCACAGGAATCGCCCGCGCTTATTCCTGGCTTTAGCGACGTAATCGCCCTGGCCGCCGGCGACGACCATACCCTGGCCCTCAAAGCCGATGGTAGCGTCTGGGCCTGGGGCGATAATCCCAACGGCGAGCTGGGAACTGGAGACAACACGCCCTACAGCGTACCAACCGCTGTACCAAACCTAACGGGCGTAAAGGCCATCGCCGCCGGGGGCAACCACTCGGTCGCGCTGCTGGCCGACGGAACGGTGCGTACCTGGGGCTATAACAACCACGGTCAGCTTGGCAATGGCAGCAACACGAATAGCAACGCACCAGTTTCGGTCACGGGCCTTACGGACGTGGTGGGCGTTGCGGCGGGCTACGAGTTCACCCTCGCCGTTCTGAGCAATGGTTCAGTCAAGGCCTGGGGGCATGACGACAGCTTCCAGCTCGGTAACGGCGCTACTGCGGGTGACCAGACAACCCCGGTAGATGTCCTGGGCATACCCACAGGCCAGAACGTGCGGGGTCTGGCGGCAGGTATCTTCCATGCCCTGGCCTTGCTAGACAATGGCTCGGTGGTGGCCTGGGGCAGAAACGTGGAAGGTCAGTTGGGTGACGGCACCAACAACTCCTCCGAGGAAGCCACGTCGGTGTCCATTACCGGCGTGCAGGTGCCCCCCGTCGCGCCTTAGCCTTCAAGGCAAGCGAACCTGCCTGGTGCGCCCAGGCAGGTTTTTGTGGATCTTGGGATAAAGCGTTTACCACGAATACCCAGTGCAGTGCTTTTTGCTGTGCTGGGTAAATTAACGTCAGCTCGAAGTTATCCAACAAGCTGAAAAAGCTAAGCCGAATGTTGAAAACCCGTCAATCAGCCGGGCGGTATCGTAAAGTCCACCCCTACCGCGTAGGGGTGGGTAGGGCGGGGTTTGTTCCGCACCAGTCCACGCAATCACAAGATTGCATGAACGACCTCGGAACCCACCCCTCCAACCTCCCTTACAGCGTAGGGGAGGCTTTAGCGTGAGTCTGCCGTGCCACACAGGTTTATTCTGCTTTTCTATCTCCCAACTGACGTTTTAGAGACTGTCTTAATACTTTCTAGGAGGCCAATCTTCTGACCATAAGCCGAATCATCGCTGTGTGGATGAAGGTTTCTGAGCTCTCGGGTAGAAGCTCATAGTCCCGGTTCAGCCTCCGATTGAAGCTCAGCCAGGCAAACGTCCGCTCCACCACCCACCTCCGGGGAATCACCACAAACCCCCGATGCCCCCGCGTCCTCTTCCGCACTTCCTCCTCCAAGTCCTCCGGAAGAGGCTGGTCTTTAGGCCACCAAATACCCCGGAAGTTGGCATCCGGCCTGCGCACCACCTCCACCGTCCAGCCCAAGGTGCGCCGAACCCATTCCTCAAACCTGCGCTTGTACCCCCCATCCACAAACAGATGCGACAACCGCTTCGACAGCCCCCTGGCCCCCTCCAGCACCTCTCGCCCCCCCTCCGCATCCGTGAGGTGGGCGGGCAGCACCTTGACTCCCAACACCAGCCCTTGTGTATCCACCAGCAGATGCCGTTTGCGCCCCTTTACCTTCTTGCCCGCGTCATACCCCCTGACCCCCCTTTTCCCGAGGTCTTCACGCTCTGGCTATCCAGAATCCCCGCGCTGGGTTCGGGCAGGCGTCCTGCTTTACGGCGGGTTTGCTCGCGCAGGGTGGTGTGTATCTGTTCCAGAAAACCCGATTTGCGCCACAAACGGAAGTAGTGATAGACGGTTTTCCAGTGGGGCAGGTCATAAGGCATCATGCGCCAGGCGCAGCCGGCGCGGGTGATGTAGAAGATGCCGTTCAGGATTTCCCGCCAGGGATTCTCCCGGGGGCGATGGGGGGCGGCGGAGGGCTGGGGCATCAGGGGTGCCAGAATAGCCCACTCCTGGTCGGTCAGATCGCTGGGGTAGCGGCTTTGTCTGAGTTCCATGCGTGACTATAGCATGAGGGAGGGTATTAAGACAGTCTCTTATATCCCCATGGTTTATGTCTTGAAGCCAGGTAGCTTTCTCCCAAATTGGCGTTCGGAGGGCGTTTCAAGCTGTGTGTTTCGTAGCAGGCGCCTATATAGGCTGAGCCGCCGTAGCGATGTGGGCCAGCACCCGCCCGGCCACTTCCTGCCCCATCCGAATCACCTCGGGGAGCCCCACCCCCTGGTAGGCCGCGCCGGCCAGGAATAAGCCTGGAAGCTCTTGGGCTCTGAGGGCCTGGGATACGCGTTCCCGGTGGCCCACCGTGTAGCGGGGCAGGCCCTCCGGCCAGTGGAACACCCAGGTGTGCAGAGGTTCGGGCACCTGGCCCCACAGGCGGGCCAGGTCGCGCAGAGCAAGCTGGGCCAGCTCTTCTTTGCTGGCTTCCAGGCCAGAAAAATAAGCACGCACCAGGCCGTAGCCCTCGGGGGCACGGCCTGGCCACTTTTGGTCGGCCCAGGTGAAACCGCGCACGCTGAAACCGCGGTGTGCGGCCATGAGCATGCCGTGGCCCACCCGGGACGGCAGCTTCTCTTTGGCGAAGGCGAAGGTTACGGTAGAGGAGGGGCCGTAGGGGATCTGCTGCAAGGCCAAGGCAGCCTCAGGGTGAAGGGGCTCGAGCAGGCGTCCGGTAACGGGGGCCGGGGTCGCCAGCACCAGCGCGTCAGCCTGGAGGCTTCCCTGGGTGGTGTGGATGCGCCAGCTACCGGAGCGCTCCAGAGCGGTCACCGCGGTTTGGAGCCTGACCTCTACCCTACCTAGGCGGGCCTGTATAGCCTCGACCAGCCTACCCAGGCCGCCCTCGAGCGAGGCGAAGAGCTGCCCCTTTTCGCGGCTGCCCCGCACTTTGCGCTGCTGAATGGCCCCCCGGATCAGGCTGCCGTGCTGCTGCTCGAGGGCCTTGAGCTGGGGGAAGGCCGCCAGGGTGGAAAGCTCGTAGGGGTCGCCGCCGTAGATGCCACCCGAAAGCGGGGCCACCAGCCGCTCCCAGACCTGCCGGCCCAGCCTGCGCTCGATAAAGGCGCCGAAGGGTTCGTCGTCCGGCGTTCCCCTGGGCAGGAGCAGCTCGAGGGCCGCTCGAGCCTTACCCAAAGGGCTCAGGAGCGGGCTTTGGGCCAGCGCCTTCAGATCGCCGGGTATAACCATTTGCAACCCGGCGGGGATGGGCAGGGCCTCGCGCCCGTCGTGAATCAGGGCCGAGGGGTGGGCGGGCTTTGTGCCCACAATCTGGTTTTCCAGGCCGAGCTGGTGCATCAGCTCCAGGGCCCAGGGCTTGTAGCGCACCACCGCATCGGGGCCGCCCTCCAGCACGAAGCCCTGCTCGGCGACGGTGGTTATTTTGCCGCCCAGGCGGGCATCGGCCTCGAGCAGGGTGATGTGCAGATGCGGTGCGGCCCGGTGCAGGTAATAGGCCGTCGAAAGCCCCGCCGCCCCACCCCCCACCACCACCACGCTAGCCATGCTGTCCTGCCGTTTCCGCTTCGGGCAGCTCAAAAGCATTCCACTCCCGCACCACCAGGTCGCGCAGCACCTCGATGTAGTCGGGGTCGGCGTTCAGGCTGCGGGTGCGCAGCAGGCGCAGGCCCAGCCGGGCCGCGGTGTTCTGGGCCTCATAGTCGAGGTCGTAGAAGACCTCGAGGTGATCGGAGGGGAAGCCCACCGCCGTCACCACCACCTCCTGGTAGCCCTGGGCGGCGGCTTCCTCGAGCCGCTCGTTCACATCGGGCCCAATCCAGGGCTCCGGGGTGCGGCCCGCCGACTGCCAGGCGGTGTCCCAGTGCGCCAGACCCAGCTTTTGCGCCACCCGCTCGGCGGTGGTGCGCACCTGGGCCTGATAAACGCCATCCTGAGCCGATTTTTCGGGTATGGAGTGGGCCGTGAAAAGGAAAAGGGCCCGTCCTGGCTCGCGCAGCCGCCAGACCTGCTCGAGCACCCGCTGGGCCAGGGCCTGAATGTAGCCCGGATGGTCGGGGTAGGCCTCCACCAGCCGGAAGCGGAAAGGATGGCCCAGTTCGGCCAGGGCTTGTTCCACCTTCTCGCGGTACTCGGCGATGCTACGGAAGGAAAAGTGTGGCGCCGCCACAATGCCCACCGCCTGCTTGACCCCATCCTGGGCCATGGCCTGCACCGCCTCGGCGATGAAGGGGTGCCAGTGCTTGGTGCCCAGGTAGACCCGCGCGGGGGCCTGCACCCGGGGGCCAGGGGAACTCTGAAAAGGCTGTGGGTAGAGGGGCAGGGTAGCGTTCAGGGCGGCCTCGAGCCGCACCGCCTGGGCGTAGGTGATCTCGCTCAGGGGGCTGCGCCCAATCAGATGGTAGCGCTCGGCCAGCTCGGCCAGCAGCTCCGGGCTGGGGGGCCGCCCGCGTCGGATGTCGGTGTAGTAGGGCTCAATTTCTTCCTGCCGGTAAGGGGTGCCGTAGGCCATTAAGAGTACGTTCATGGGTTCTCCCAGCATTTGGGCCATCAGGCCAGATCCTCCAGCACCTCGCGGATGTCCTTTTTAATGCAGGTAAACATGGGGGTATCGCGGAGGGTGTAGAGGCTGGCCTCGGTAAAGCGCAGGCGCTGCACCAGATCGACGAACTCCTGGGGGTAGTTGGAGTCGAAGGCCACCACAAACTCCTGGTCGTCGATGCCGTAGGAGTAGGAGGTGTTCAGGGTTACGCCGGTAAAGGGGGCCGAAACGTAGATGTGTTCATCCATCATGCCCTGGCGGGCCTGGGGCGAGAGCTTGTACCAGGGCCGGGTCTTGACGAATGGATACACAAACAGGTACTGGCCCTG of Meiothermus sp. contains these proteins:
- a CDS encoding chromosome condensation regulator RCC1, which translates into the protein MKKFLLLLAVTALVLAGCGSPAQPNLTLTPDQTTLSVAQGNSVQVSLTLAPQNGLTGTVNLALQSPPPGVTLSPNSVVLSGTAPQNVPLTIATTSDTPIQDHSLTLQARQGSLQKTTALTLKVTGFTLSLDPTSATVNPGQSASTTLTITPQNGFSGTVNLSLQSPPEGVSLSQSSVNVTGSGAQNFSLEIQTTSATPVQTHNLTLQASQGDFSASASFELNVTAVPQPNFEIALNPTAQTVVQSNSVTATLTITPQNGFSGTVDLSLQNPPEGVTVSPASISVSGSAAQDFTVTFNTSASTPTGPSSLTLVAAQGSLSKTVSFELTVTSFNIALTRSSTLRAQGQSFSDFDLTLTPVAGFSGSVILSLQSPPSGISLSPASLSASGPVTLSVDRTVPEGVYNLTVQASSGNLTRTAPLTLRVLRANTLAAGGYFSAAIKPNGQVWSWGNNTYGQLGRVTTGTSDSNPDWASPSNDVVSISLGEYHAIALTNDGRVVTVGGDNYGQLGDGPGDSSGTNAAPNLRDNILPAGVKAVAVQAGRYHSLALTSEGTVYAWGRNDVGQLGLGTTTASQESPALIPGFSDVIALAAGDDHTLALKADGSVWAWGDNPNGELGTGDNTPYSVPTAVPNLTGVKAIAAGGNHSVALLADGTVRTWGYNNHGQLGNGSNTNSNAPVSVTGLTDVVGVAAGYEFTLAVLSNGSVKAWGHDDSFQLGNGATAGDQTTPVDVLGIPTGQNVRGLAAGIFHALALLDNGSVVAWGRNVEGQLGDGTNNSSEEATSVSITGVQVPPVAP
- a CDS encoding IS5 family transposase (programmed frameshift), with amino-acid sequence MELRQSRYPSDLTDQEWAILAPLMPQPSAAPHRPRENPWREILNGIFYITRAGCAWRMMPYDLPHWKTVYHYFRLWRKSGFLEQIHTTLREQTRRKAGRLPEPSAGILDSQSVKTSGKRGVRGYDAGKKVKGRKRHLLVDTQGLVLGVKVLPAHLTDAEGGREVLEGARGLSKRLSHLFVDGGYKRRFEEWVRRTLGWTVEVVRRPDANFRGIWWPKDQPLPEDLEEEVRKRTRGHRGFVVIPRRWVVERTFAWLSFNRRLNRDYELLPESSETFIHTAMIRLMVRRLAS
- the hemG gene encoding protoporphyrinogen oxidase — encoded protein: MASVVVVGGGAAGLSTAYYLHRAAPHLHITLLEADARLGGKITTVAEQGFVLEGGPDAVVRYKPWALELMHQLGLENQIVGTKPAHPSALIHDGREALPIPAGLQMVIPGDLKALAQSPLLSPLGKARAALELLLPRGTPDDEPFGAFIERRLGRQVWERLVAPLSGGIYGGDPYELSTLAAFPQLKALEQQHGSLIRGAIQQRKVRGSREKGQLFASLEGGLGRLVEAIQARLGRVEVRLQTAVTALERSGSWRIHTTQGSLQADALVLATPAPVTGRLLEPLHPEAALALQQIPYGPSSTVTFAFAKEKLPSRVGHGMLMAAHRGFSVRGFTWADQKWPGRAPEGYGLVRAYFSGLEASKEELAQLALRDLARLWGQVPEPLHTWVFHWPEGLPRYTVGHRERVSQALRAQELPGLFLAGAAYQGVGLPEVIRMGQEVAGRVLAHIATAAQPI
- the hemH gene encoding ferrochelatase — translated: MNVLLMAYGTPYRQEEIEPYYTDIRRGRPPSPELLAELAERYHLIGRSPLSEITYAQAVRLEAALNATLPLYPQPFQSSPGPRVQAPARVYLGTKHWHPFIAEAVQAMAQDGVKQAVGIVAAPHFSFRSIAEYREKVEQALAELGHPFRFRLVEAYPDHPGYIQALAQRVLEQVWRLREPGRALFLFTAHSIPEKSAQDGVYQAQVRTTAERVAQKLGLAHWDTAWQSAGRTPEPWIGPDVNERLEEAAAQGYQEVVVTAVGFPSDHLEVFYDLDYEAQNTAARLGLRLLRTRSLNADPDYIEVLRDLVVREWNAFELPEAETAGQHG